ATATAAAGAACCTTGAACGTGAGCTAGAAACGGAATTAGTTGTCCGTTCGCGTAAATCATTAAAGCTTTCACCAACTGGAGCCATCCTATATGAACGAGCAAAACAGATTATCCGTATTTATGAGCAAACAAAGCGAGATATTTTAGAGCAGCAACAGATTGTAAAAGGGTGCTTAAAAATCGGTGCTAGCTTTACTATTGGGGAATATATTTTGCCCGATTTACTTGTAGATGTACATGCAGCCTATCCTGAGCTTGAATTAGAAGTAGTCATCGGAAATACAGAGGAAATCGTACAGCAGGTGAAGCACTTCCAAGTGGATATTGGGTTTATTGAAGGGCAAACGAGTGATAAAGAGCTAGTCGTACAGCCATTTATGAAGGATGAATTATGGGTAGTTGCACCTGTTTCCCATGAACTATCTCAAAAAGAAGAGATAACCACTTCAGATTTGCAAAATCAATCATGGATTTCCCGTGAGGAGGGGTCTGGGACCCGAGAATATTTAGAGCATGTGATTCGTTCCAACGGATTACAAGTTAAATCATTTCTCACGATCAGTAGCAATCAGGGAGTAAAAGAAAGCGTGATTAAGGGAATGGGACTGTCATTATTGTCTCATAGTGTTATAGAACGAGATGTGCAATTAGAGCAGCTCACCACATTACAGCTCAAGGACATCCATTTCAAACGAATGTTTTCCTGCGTTTACTCACCTATTATGAAAAGTAAACAAAATGTAGCAATATTTATGGACATGCTAAAAGAAAAATGGCCTTATTCCTAGGGGTTGGAAGTATGCCAATCAGAAAATATAAAGGCATTAGAAAAAATATCAAATGTAAATCAGGCTAACCATTCTCCTAGCCTGATTTATGGTTACAAAATCTGAAATTTCAATCCATACACCTATATAAGGTGCGACTGATGATGGTTGTAATGACAGCATCGTTCGTATGATTTCAATCCACGCACCTATATAAGGTGTTTGGGCTCTAAAGGTTATTTCCACATTTTACCAAATATGATGGGTGCAGATGTGAGAAAAATATCCACCCTCTTGAATTACTCTCTAGCCATTTCTGTTTCTTGAAAAATGCCTCATTCATTTTTGGATTCACCCAAAACGCACTTTCTCTTTTATTCACCTTTTAGATTTGTAACAATGATTTTTGGGCATTTCATGCATCAATTAGGCTGATGATTAAGTTACTATTTAAAAATGGCTCTATACTAAATGTTGGGGTTTCCACACAATTTGCGCATAAAAATATACACGCAAACATCCAATTCTTTTATACTTGAATTGACTAGAAACAAGCAAAGATTGGAGTTGCGTGCAAATGAATTTTACCATAAAAATGCCTGGTCTTGAAGATGTATGGATCACAAAAATGGAGGAAATGGAAGATCGTATTGCGCTTCATGTGGAAATGCCTGTCAAGGTACACAAGTGTCCCAGATGTGGGAAGAGAACCAAGAAAGTTCACGATTATCGTATCCAAAAGATCAAACATTTATAGTGGTTTGAGCGATTAACTTACCTTTTCTACAAAAAGCGCCGCTATGCCTGTTCGTGCGGGAAGCGATTTGCGGAGGAGAATCCTTTTGTTCATCGATACCAACGACTTTCTATCGAATGGAATCGGGCAGTATCCATTCGGATCGTGCAAGCCAAGACGTTTAAAACTTGGCGTTTCCATATCAACCGTCATGCGCAGATTTGACCGGTTGGCCGTAAAAGAAATGACAGAGGTTCAAGAACTGCCCAGGGTGATCGCCATCTATGAGTACAGGGGAGATACAAAGGAAGGAAAATATCATTTGATAATGTGGAAGGGGTCATTATGGATATGAGCCCTTCTTTTAAAGCAGTGTCCGAAAGGCGCTGGGGAAACCGGTTAAGGGCAAAAATATTTCTTTTACATAAGTGTAAAAAATTGGAAGTCATGTTGGGTAGGGTGAGATTCCATCTCACTCCACCCCAACATTTGACATAGAACCTTAAAATACCTTATTTTAAAGCTTTGGTTTTACAATTCAGCGCCATTAAAGCCAATTTTTAATTAGTTGTTACATGTAAGCAGGCGCTTGACGAGTGATTAATGAAAGGACAAAACAAATTAATATGGTATAGAAAGACTTATAAGGAAAACAAAAACCTTAAGTATTACCTTCACATAACATAGATACTAATAATAAATTCGAAACTAAATCCCTCTTTAAAACGTACAACGTACTACATAGATAGGAACAAATTCCAAACAAATCCATGTTTTCCATAACGATGTCACATTTCATTTTTTAAGGAAAAACTTCGCAATACACCACCGTAAAGGAAGGGAGCTTTTATGTACCAACATATAGAAGAACCAAAACAGAAAATTTCACAACATGCAATTAACGTATGGCGTATCACCAACACGATTGGACATTTTATTTTCTTAATCATTATCATCGTATTGCTTACCCTTCATGCCAATTTTGAATGGTATGGTTGGATTGGTTACGTATTATGGATATTACTGGGACTTGATATTATTTCTGCTATTTGGAGCGTGTTTTTTGAACCGATTCTACTACAAAAGTATTGGCGTTATGGAATAAACAAGGATTTTGTTCAACTAAAGCACGGAAAATGGAATATGGAACATCAAGTTATACCGATGACGAAAATTCAATATGTCAGCTTAAAGCAAGGTCCGATTTTGCGAAAGTATGGACTATCTAGTGTTTCCATTGGAACAATGGCGTCTACCCATGAAATCCCTGCTATACAGGAGGATGAAGCAAAAACCATTCGTGATGAAATCGCTGCACTCGCCAAAATTAAGGAAGTGGAGAACTAATGGAAACAAATAAACGCATGCACCCAATGATGATGCTCGTATCCTTTATTGCCTCATTGAAAGATATTTTTTTCATATTTATTTTCTTATTTGTAATTAATTTGTCTTCCACGGCAACATGGGTTGAAATAGGTAGAATCCTGTTCTTTGTCTATCTTATTTATAAAGTTTTCTCGGTAATCATAACATGGTGGCGCACAACGTATAGCGTAAACGAGAGCTTTATTGAAATAAAACAAGGCATCTTTACACGAAAACAGCATCAAATCCTTTTTGATCGCATACAAAATGTCCAGACAAATACACCATTTTATTTACGACCACTTAACTTAACAGCACTTACGTTAGAAACGGGTGCAGAAGATGAGGATTCATCATTTACTTTTACCGCTATTTCGAAGCAAGAAGCAGAACAGATCGAACATGTTTTGGATTATTATACAAAACAGCAAGGTCAGGAGCCTGAAACAACAGAAACAAATGAAACAGAAACGGCTGATTCCAACGCTCAACCTGTTATGAAAGATAAAAGAATTGTTCACTTTAACCCTACTAAAAAAGATGTTTTAAAAGCATCTGCATTATCCTTTAGCTACTTATTACTCATTCCTGTACTAGCTTCACTGCTGAGTAATATTGATGAAGTATATGACTTATCAGAAACAGGTGAAAAGATTTTTCATTTTCTAAGAGAATCATGGTTTTGGCTTAGTGTACTTATTTTTATGTTTATTATAATCGCGATTGGATTTGGATTAGTTCGCACATATTTAAAATATGGACGCTATGAGATTTCCTCTGACCAAGAGAGGATATATATTCGTAAAGGGGTATGGAATGAGCAGCATTTTTCTATTCGCAAGCAAAATGTGCAAGCCGTTCATATTGAACAATCATTGTTAAAACGTATGCTTCGGATAGCAGAGGTAAAGCTAATCAGTGCTGGTGGCGTTGACCTTTCCGGTGAAGAAATAAACTCACTTTATCCCTTTTTACCAATAAATCGAGCTCACCACATGATTGAGGAAATACTGCCTGAATTTGCAATAAAAGCGGGTATGGAGCAGCTGCCGAAGAAATCTTTAGTTGCAAGAATATGTCAAATCCCATTGCTTTGGATTACTGGTACAGCCATAATTGTCATTTTCTTTCCAAAGTGGTGGCCAGTCTCGATTATTTTGTTCCTGTTAACGATTGCATCAAGAATACTAGATTATTATTTTACCTGCTATTTGGTTCATGGAGAAATATTGCAAATCCGAACAGGAGGTTTCTTCATTACAACAAGTATTACAACCCGCGAGAAAATCATTGAATTTAAGCTTGAGCAAAATTTAATTCAAAAACGCTTTGGTCTGGCAGACATAGAAACAACAAATCGCAGCAAACCCATTCATGTCAATGCCTTATATAATATCCCCATTGACATGGTCCAACGTACGTTTGCGTGGTATACAGGTCGAAGCCCTAAAATAGAGGGAGGATCATATGGAGAACAAGATCTATATAGAAGATAATTTTTTTTCAGCAGGAAGAACAGCAATTAGGAACTATCATAATGAAAAAATCGGTGACTTAGATTTAAAAACAGCTTTCTCATCTAGTATTAACGTGTATGATAGTCAAGGCACAAGGCTTGCAGAAGGAAAGTTTAAAAGCTCCTTTTCTAGTCAATGGGTTGTCATCGATGCAACTGCAGAAATAATCGGAACGTTAAAAGCG
This genomic interval from Virgibacillus pantothenticus contains the following:
- a CDS encoding PH domain-containing protein, with product METNKRMHPMMMLVSFIASLKDIFFIFIFLFVINLSSTATWVEIGRILFFVYLIYKVFSVIITWWRTTYSVNESFIEIKQGIFTRKQHQILFDRIQNVQTNTPFYLRPLNLTALTLETGAEDEDSSFTFTAISKQEAEQIEHVLDYYTKQQGQEPETTETNETETADSNAQPVMKDKRIVHFNPTKKDVLKASALSFSYLLLIPVLASLLSNIDEVYDLSETGEKIFHFLRESWFWLSVLIFMFIIIAIGFGLVRTYLKYGRYEISSDQERIYIRKGVWNEQHFSIRKQNVQAVHIEQSLLKRMLRIAEVKLISAGGVDLSGEEINSLYPFLPINRAHHMIEEILPEFAIKAGMEQLPKKSLVARICQIPLLWITGTAIIVIFFPKWWPVSIILFLLTIASRILDYYFTCYLVHGEILQIRTGGFFITTSITTREKIIEFKLEQNLIQKRFGLADIETTNRSKPIHVNALYNIPIDMVQRTFAWYTGRSPKIEGGSYGEQDLYRR
- a CDS encoding selenium metabolism-associated LysR family transcriptional regulator, producing MYYDALRTFITLAEVKNFTKAAEILHISQPSVSLHIKNLERELETELVVRSRKSLKLSPTGAILYERAKQIIRIYEQTKRDILEQQQIVKGCLKIGASFTIGEYILPDLLVDVHAAYPELELEVVIGNTEEIVQQVKHFQVDIGFIEGQTSDKELVVQPFMKDELWVVAPVSHELSQKEEITTSDLQNQSWISREEGSGTREYLEHVIRSNGLQVKSFLTISSNQGVKESVIKGMGLSLLSHSVIERDVQLEQLTTLQLKDIHFKRMFSCVYSPIMKSKQNVAIFMDMLKEKWPYS
- a CDS encoding PH domain-containing protein; this translates as MYQHIEEPKQKISQHAINVWRITNTIGHFIFLIIIIVLLTLHANFEWYGWIGYVLWILLGLDIISAIWSVFFEPILLQKYWRYGINKDFVQLKHGKWNMEHQVIPMTKIQYVSLKQGPILRKYGLSSVSIGTMASTHEIPAIQEDEAKTIRDEIAALAKIKEVEN